In Acinetobacter piscicola, a single window of DNA contains:
- a CDS encoding tape measure protein, whose product MDGFSVACRQLAGYMMGVVTAGAAIAKMDDWTNLNNRLRLVTNSQQELNKAMKDTFDIAQRSGAAWGGTAAIYQKIQYNSEKLGLSQAKVAQITESISKSISNSGSSAQAAGAALYQLGQAFDKSSLNGDEFVSMSENAGYLMEVFAKGLGVTRAELKEMSSAGELTTDKMIQAIEKMSGSIEEDFGKTNFTIGQSLTQLNNAATQFIGGAGEASGAASFLSSSIKGLADNLDSIAHIAVLGGVAMLTKAILTQSVAMKKGISDSIADRAAKTAQLESHVRLAALEVQRTRQVTALAATELNLARQERNSALTREARAAATIRLTQAEVAHRLALNQGTAALAAQTAAQNALNASRAVGTRLLGLVGGPIGALTIGVTALAAGYMYMQKRTEEASKKLEEQTQVAERTTEELLKLKGVEADVAKKDLEEAFEGQNKKLKELNYQFNAFVISVQNANKGNEEVAEISRKVRLGLISQADALEQLNSLNILTPEQKKQGLDFVNANIEQASTTVKVADKLKLYGNQVELNGNKATNASVGLDKYTEALNKNASAADKAAKAQKDYFDSLNQDVLSANERLAYMNLGFSKEVIDQINKLQKEKQKALGDGVTAIVTTEEINRIIQAQNILDKVKEKEGEIIDAKRKQNKENEKQYKYKQAEVELLRKAYGDVSKSGLGAYAESKGIPANVIAGLYMQESKAGTALKSRTGALGPWQTTTAYRDQHNIPLSKNNDFLFVGKIVVDAISDELKKSGSLKQAILSHNAGPTGSKQFLDTGKVNGSPDRNKEVAGYLPKIDKWASWGDGKKGDLLGSDDSGKAYQKFLDDQKKLEKEIKQLRERYSSEDIIRNQQRLDEIAEANRLGLQHLIPDIEKRYAAESKLAELSYSESLNGYQWSEQQKIVYARDRAQQELILSTQYSDKQKKVLKKAIDDQAKYELAVFDETQRRKAQELSDVLTERQKQSSNNQLRILAQANMSPDEFARWNLQNNMTNDISYAFDDYQKDVKGINRKDEAGRFEIEDANYRNQLLQQAERTHQARMLEIKEDYAAQAQDLAQSQHESQLQLYGSMLSQASSVWNDITNMVAESKDKNSKTYKTMFFVQKEMAIAQAVINTELAATKAMSEGGTIFGMSAATVIRAAGYAAVGVIAAQQFAGPTGDGYATGGHVRGPGTSTSDSIPAMLSDYEFVTKASAVKKIGVANMEYMNRTGEMPFQREYEELHKRIAGNQLPEPFIVSKYKDGGLVGSSRVQPDSYSQIYRERQLVEKRSPEAKQAKVTIINQTSQPVEATSQWDGDELKVILTEMRKQNEAMMDAKIEKRFRMANRQGWK is encoded by the coding sequence AAGTCTATTAGCAATTCAGGATCAAGCGCACAAGCAGCGGGAGCGGCATTGTACCAATTGGGTCAAGCTTTTGATAAATCATCATTAAATGGCGATGAGTTCGTATCCATGTCAGAAAATGCGGGCTATCTAATGGAGGTTTTTGCTAAAGGTTTGGGTGTTACTCGTGCTGAATTAAAGGAAATGTCTTCTGCAGGTGAGTTAACTACTGACAAAATGATTCAGGCGATTGAAAAAATGTCAGGCTCCATTGAGGAGGATTTCGGGAAAACAAATTTCACAATTGGACAATCTCTCACTCAATTAAATAATGCTGCAACACAGTTTATTGGTGGTGCAGGTGAAGCATCAGGTGCAGCATCATTCCTATCATCATCAATTAAAGGATTAGCAGACAATCTTGATTCGATAGCTCATATTGCTGTACTTGGCGGTGTTGCAATGTTGACCAAAGCAATTCTTACGCAATCAGTTGCAATGAAAAAGGGAATTTCTGATTCAATAGCAGATCGAGCAGCAAAAACAGCGCAACTAGAATCACATGTTCGACTTGCAGCATTAGAGGTTCAGCGTACACGCCAAGTTACAGCACTTGCAGCAACAGAGTTAAACCTTGCTCGACAAGAGCGCAACAGTGCTCTTACGCGTGAGGCACGTGCAGCAGCAACAATACGCTTAACGCAAGCTGAAGTTGCACATCGTTTAGCTTTAAATCAAGGCACAGCAGCACTTGCAGCACAGACAGCAGCTCAAAATGCATTAAATGCAAGCCGTGCAGTTGGTACTCGCTTGCTTGGTTTGGTTGGTGGTCCTATTGGTGCGTTAACAATCGGAGTAACTGCTTTAGCTGCGGGCTACATGTACATGCAAAAACGTACAGAAGAAGCAAGCAAAAAACTTGAAGAGCAGACTCAAGTTGCTGAAAGAACTACTGAAGAATTGCTGAAGTTAAAAGGTGTTGAAGCTGACGTAGCGAAAAAAGACCTTGAAGAGGCATTCGAGGGGCAGAACAAGAAACTAAAAGAGTTGAATTATCAATTTAATGCTTTTGTTATCTCTGTTCAGAATGCAAATAAGGGAAATGAAGAGGTTGCTGAAATTTCTCGCAAAGTTAGACTTGGTCTTATTTCTCAAGCTGATGCATTGGAGCAGCTAAATAGCTTAAATATTCTTACTCCAGAGCAGAAAAAGCAGGGTTTAGACTTTGTAAATGCAAATATTGAGCAAGCCTCTACTACCGTAAAAGTTGCCGATAAATTAAAACTTTATGGTAATCAAGTTGAGTTAAATGGGAATAAGGCGACAAATGCGTCAGTTGGGTTGGATAAGTACACTGAAGCGTTGAATAAAAACGCCAGTGCTGCCGATAAAGCCGCAAAAGCTCAAAAGGACTATTTTGACAGTTTAAATCAAGATGTTCTTAGTGCAAATGAGCGTCTAGCTTACATGAATTTGGGCTTTAGCAAAGAGGTGATTGATCAAATCAATAAACTCCAAAAGGAGAAGCAGAAAGCCTTGGGTGATGGCGTGACAGCTATTGTAACAACAGAAGAAATCAATCGTATTATTCAAGCTCAGAATATTCTTGATAAGGTAAAAGAGAAAGAAGGCGAGATAATAGATGCTAAAAGGAAGCAAAATAAAGAGAATGAAAAGCAATATAAATACAAGCAAGCGGAAGTCGAGCTATTAAGAAAAGCGTACGGTGATGTTTCTAAAAGCGGATTAGGTGCTTATGCGGAAAGCAAAGGTATTCCTGCAAATGTTATTGCTGGTCTGTACATGCAAGAATCAAAAGCAGGAACAGCCTTGAAAAGTCGTACAGGAGCATTAGGTCCATGGCAAACCACGACAGCTTATCGTGATCAACATAACATTCCATTATCGAAAAATAATGATTTCCTATTTGTGGGTAAAATTGTTGTAGATGCTATTTCTGATGAATTAAAAAAATCAGGTAGTTTGAAGCAGGCGATTCTATCTCACAATGCTGGACCAACAGGTTCTAAGCAATTTCTTGATACAGGCAAAGTTAATGGTTCGCCCGACAGAAATAAAGAGGTTGCAGGATATTTACCAAAAATTGATAAATGGGCTTCATGGGGTGATGGTAAGAAAGGTGATTTACTTGGTTCTGATGATTCAGGAAAAGCTTATCAAAAATTCCTAGATGACCAGAAAAAACTAGAGAAGGAAATCAAACAACTGCGTGAAAGATATAGTAGTGAAGATATCATTCGCAACCAACAGCGTCTTGATGAAATTGCGGAAGCTAATCGCCTTGGTTTACAGCATCTCATTCCAGATATAGAAAAACGGTATGCGGCAGAAAGCAAACTAGCTGAGCTTAGCTATAGCGAATCTCTGAATGGATATCAATGGAGTGAGCAACAAAAAATTGTCTATGCTAGAGATCGAGCGCAACAAGAGTTAATTTTAAGTACTCAGTATAGTGATAAGCAAAAGAAGGTGCTTAAAAAAGCTATTGATGATCAAGCTAAGTATGAACTCGCTGTTTTTGATGAAACACAAAGACGTAAAGCTCAAGAGCTGTCAGATGTTTTGACAGAACGGCAAAAGCAATCATCAAACAATCAGCTTAGGATCTTAGCTCAAGCAAATATGTCACCAGATGAGTTTGCGCGTTGGAATCTTCAAAACAACATGACCAATGATATTAGTTATGCTTTCGATGATTACCAAAAAGATGTCAAGGGTATTAATCGCAAGGATGAAGCTGGTCGATTTGAGATAGAAGATGCTAATTATAGAAATCAGTTGTTGCAGCAAGCTGAAAGAACTCATCAAGCAAGAATGCTTGAAATCAAAGAGGACTATGCAGCACAAGCACAAGATCTAGCACAGAGTCAACATGAATCACAGCTTCAACTTTATGGGTCAATGTTGTCTCAAGCATCATCTGTTTGGAATGATATAACAAACATGGTTGCTGAAAGTAAGGATAAGAACAGCAAAACATATAAAACCATGTTTTTTGTTCAAAAAGAGATGGCGATTGCTCAAGCTGTAATTAACACTGAACTCGCAGCAACCAAAGCAATGTCTGAGGGTGGAACAATTTTCGGTATGTCAGCTGCTACTGTTATACGTGCAGCAGGCTATGCAGCTGTTGGTGTAATTGCTGCGCAGCAATTTGCAGGACCAACAGGTGATGGTTACGCTACAGGCGGTCACGTTCGCGGTCCCGGTACTTCAACAAGTGATTCCATTCCCGCAATGCTTTCGGACTATGAGTTTGTGACTAAAGCATCCGCGGTGAAGAAGATCGGTGTTGCGAATATGGAGTATATGAACCGCACGGGGGAAATGCCATTCCAACGTGAGTACGAAGAATTACATAAGCGAATTGCGGGGAATCAACTTCCGGAACCGTTTATTGTATCCAAGTATAAAGATGGTGGTTTGGTTGGATCTTCGCGCGTTCAACCTGATTCTTATTCGCAGATTTATCGTGAAAGGCAACTTGTTGAGAAACGATCACCTGAAGCTAAGCAAGCAAAAGTAACCATTATTAATCAAACCTCTCAACCAGTTGAAGCTACATCTCAATGGGATGGGGATGAATTAAAGGTAATTTTAACTGAAATGCGAAAGCAGAATGAAGCCATGATGGATGCGAAGATCGAGAAGCGATTTAGGATGGCGAATCGTCAGGGGTGGAAATAG
- a CDS encoding phage tail protein, with protein sequence MSNEKFTFPCDLDGNSNTQNFNVLTSKFGDGYEQNISIGINNRKGEWSYQRTAYKDEILLIKAFFDKHKGADSFLWDSPLDGEVWVKTNTSYSPKQIGGDVWQISTTFYQVFHP encoded by the coding sequence ATGAGCAATGAAAAATTTACATTTCCCTGTGATTTAGATGGGAACTCAAATACCCAAAACTTCAATGTTTTAACCAGTAAATTTGGTGATGGGTATGAACAAAATATCTCAATAGGGATTAATAACAGAAAAGGAGAATGGTCTTACCAACGAACAGCCTATAAAGATGAAATTCTTTTAATTAAAGCATTCTTTGATAAGCATAAAGGTGCTGATTCCTTTCTTTGGGATTCACCTTTGGATGGAGAGGTGTGGGTTAAAACAAATACATCATATTCACCAAAGCAAATTGGGGGTGATGTTTGGCAAATATCAACAACGTTCTATCAAGTTTTTCACCCTTAA